The sequence AACTGGGCTTCTTATTTTTGAAGCTTTGACGGGTTTTTCCAGAATCCTCAAAGTCTCTTCCAACCCTGTTCCCCAAGCCGAGACTCCGTTTCCTCCCAGGGGTAAGTGTTTCCAAAGACCCTCCTGGGTTTTAAATTGATTCTCTCTTAATCCTACATTAACCTGCTACTTACACTAATGCACTAATGCATCAGTGATAATAATCAAACCATATATATAACTAATCAGACAGCTGGCTGAAGCTCAGACTTTTACCTGATTTGTTATTCTGCTGCAGTTGTTAACAGGATCTTTCTCCCTGTAGTTTCGGTATCCAAACAACCCAGCAGTCACTGAACACAGCCGTGGTGCGGAGGGAGTACAAGCATGACCGCGATCACTGAGACGtctgagtgtttgtctgtggtgTCATCAGCCAGTCAGGACATCCACTTCTGTCACCTACATAAATCGAGGTAGCAGCACACGCCTGGTTCATTTAACATCCGTCCACCCAGGAGAAAAGGTTACAGTGACGGGGCTGCAACTGACAACAGCTCTGAAACAAACATCTTTAAGCTCCTGGCTTGTTATAGGGCCCCTGCCAAGCTTTGGGCTGTGTGATGCAAACCTATAtccacttatacacacacagtgcccaCCAGCTGCCTGGTCAAGATATCCACATTTCTGTTCGGCAGAACCAGATCATGGCATGCCTATTAACGGCTGATGGAAAATCTCATTCAAGAAGTTTCAATTACCAGCACAGGTTAACTACATGTTACTATTCGTAGTTTTAAATAAGGAAACTATTGTTGACAGCACTCTTTCCTGCACGCAGTAACTTTCAGGCCAACAATTGTTTACACAGCTGTTTTTATTGCACTGAAGTTTGCACTATAAGATGAGAGTAGCCAGCACCTGGACATTAATATCAGATACACCACTATCAGTTTGATTAGTAGGTGaaataaacaatgaataaaCATCCCCCTTCAGCTTTGCTTCAAACACTCATTGTGAACAAATTCAGTGAGCAAAAACTCTGAAAGTGACCACTTGTTTGTGACATAGGCCTATTGAAGCTTCAGAGTCTGTTTGGAttagaggagaagaaaacactTTACCTTGTATTTGCaggtttttatttgtctcaGGTGATGGTAAagtaaatatctttgggttttggattgttgattggaaacaaaaacaaatgatgtgaAGATTGTGCTGAGGCTTTTTCACAACTTAGTTACTTAGTTATTTCATAAAACCAAATGATCGATCATTGCATCAATCAGTTAGGGCTACACCTAATTTGATTAACTacgaaattaaaaaaaaaaagacaaaattcatcacaatttcccagagttTAGTGTGACGTTTTCAAATATTTAGTTTTGTTCATTTACAAGtcaaaaatccaaagatattcagtttttcactttaaaaactgaaaccagAGAATTTTTGGCGTTTTCGTCACAACTTTAGTTTGAACAGTTACAGAAATTATTcattgattttcatttcattaattaatctgtttttctttaaactctACAATCAAAATAATCCTTAGTTGGACCACTAATTAtctgtatttcatttaaaaaatggctTATACAACTTTTGTAGTATACAACAAGCACTATATTGCACTAAAACATGTTCTTTACAGTGTTTGCTAAAATGTAAGActtgaaaataatattttctaGAGAAATGCTACAGTTCAGAATCACTTCaaaaacatcagtcagtctgtcaccTGCTCATAGCTGCTCAAACTGGATTTCACTTTGTGGATTTACTGAAACATTATTCCCCAGCGTCTTTGGCTTGACCTCCGTCTAACCCGTGGGCAGGTAGGCAGCTGGATTCTGGTAGCTGTAGTCCGGACAGACTTTCTGAACCAGCCTATAGTCTGTGCTATAGAAGGAAACGTAGATGCAGATGACCTGGAAAGGTTTGGAACACATCCAGGTGACGTGGCTCTGAGTCTGCTCCTGAGCACACGTCTTTGATGGGTCGTAGTTACACAAAATCACCTTCTTGTTGCGCTCAGTTTTCTCATAGTCCACCCTGCAGTTGAATGTCTTCGAGTCTTTGGGGTTGACCACACTCTGGCGCTCCAAGTCAAACTCCACCTCTTTCATTGGTGGGACAAGGCTGACGGAGACGTTGCCCACTCCGGTGGAGTTGTGGCGGAAGTAGACACCAAGAGAGCCGTTCCCGTGATCCACGATCTTACCCATTATCAGCAAATTCAGTTTGACTGTCTTGATATTTGAGTAAAAGTCTCCCCAACTGAACGTCCTGGCGAATTTAGAAGTTCCATGAACTTTCATGATGGGCCGAAGCTTGATCTTTAATGACGGGTTGGAGTGTGATTGGGAGTTCCCTCCAAGTATTTCCCAAAGTCCCTGCTTTGAAAGAGGGATGAAGGGACCGATGGGTAGTTTGGTGTTTTGAATCAGACTCCTAGTTTGAATTGCCTGGTTCTTCTGTGAAGAAGGCTCTTGGTCTCTGTTGAGTTCAGGTGATGATCTCTTGTCGAAGGTGAAATTGCCATGATGATGTTGCCCAAGAACCAACTAGACCATAAAATCAAGAgagaaatgagacagagagtAAAACTGGAATTAAATTAATAAGTGAAATAGAGCACAAAGGCTAAGCATGTCGGCGGGGGGTTTGCACTTATTCTAATTTTATGTTAAAGCGCTGCAAGAAACTTGTAACAGAGAAAGAATGAAACAATACATCAGAAACACCAAGATGTGAAATACTCAGAACTAAAAGTCCTGCTTTCAAATTTTAATGAATTTTAGCAGTAAGAGCATAAAAAAGTTCTAAAGAATTGAAAACTAAAAGGCTTGTTGTGAATAACAGTAACTTTTATTCATACATTAGCCTGTAAGAATCTTGTAGGTGATCTAACTACACACAAGCTGTTctaattctaaaaaaaaaaatcatcatatttAATTAGTTTATAAGGAATTTTGGCGTGTACAGCTGCACAGTAACTACTACTATAACGATTTTAGAGCCtcataagacaaaaaaaagacaaaagtcaTATAAAATGCCAAAGAACGTGTCAATAGCTCACAGCACAAGTTCTCAAGTAAATGCACTTTTTCTCCCCTTGCTCATAATTTTAATGACATGCATCtaattatttattcagtatCTCCAGGTGTGTTTTCCTTACCAAACAAAAGGTTCCTTTCAGAAGTATCCATACAAAGCAGTGACTGGCGAGCATCTCCATATTGCATAAAATCCTGTCAGAAGATCCATCCACTCTCATGTGAAGTTCATTCAGGCAGGGTTAAATGTTGGAAGTCCGCGTTGAATAGCTTCATCCACGTTAAACGCTGGGACAAATACTCAGTGAGACCAGCAGGAAACCCGTCTGTGGGCTGCAGCCTCAactcacagctcacacacactgggagGCTTTCTCAGATCTGGAGATTTTTAACACTCAGTTTTGCTGTgtctgcactctctctctctgtgtcactccccctctgtctctctctctctcacgtatccacctgcccacacacacatatgtttgtacatttatctttgtgaggatactccttgacataatgcattctctagccccttaccctaaccttaaccatcaaaGCTGaatgcctaaccttaacccttaccctaacctaacTCTAACCCAAAcactaaaaccaagtcttaaccctcaaatattttaaggtgtgtcagaaagtgatgACCAGGCAAAATGTTctcattttcccaaaatgtcctcacttcatTGGTTTAAAATTGAAACCAATCCTCACTGTATAgccatacaagtacacacacacacacacacacacagccttaaTATCACACTGTATCCCTGTTTTTTCTGTCAACCAAAAAAATCTTGTGCATTAGCTTCTGGGTGATGAAAACAATTCACTTAACACTTGATTAAAATGATGATGTATTTACTTTCACAATGTTTAGGAGGCAAACAGGATAATGTGACGCTGCCATCTTGTGGCCTGATAGCAAAATGCAGCCAAATTAGATATGAGCTACATTCTGATTAAAGCCCCCAAATATTTCCttataatattaaatattcattagtttgaaaaaaaaaacatccttatGTATTATTTATTGGGAGTTTTAATTAAACAACACTGACTCACGCTATATACGCTCAATACTGAACCCCACCTACTTCAAACCAGTGAGAGGAGCTTAGGTAAACACAATATACAAAAATATCCCATGTAAATGAACCAAACTGTGGCAGAAAATTGTATGTTCATGTAGGACGCCATCGCTCATagtaaaacatcagaaaataagaTTTCAAGATTTTTAAGATGTTACATAAGGGATAATACTTGAGAAGTACTTTACATGATTTGCTGTGTGTCAGCCTGGCATATTATTACCTTTCTATGGTTTTCAGTCTTAAAAGTTAGTAAACTCACATTTAAGACTTTTAATGTATGTGCAAAGAAATGCCACTGAACTAACTATAAGATGTAAGTAGACAGATTAGATCTCTACAGCTGCACATTTTTCTGCAGGTCACATAATTGGtaagaaaagaaagtaaatgaTAATGTTCACAGACTTATTTCCTTACAACATCAGTACTCGGAAGTCACACTACAGGTACAACTAGAGTTCCTGATAAATCACAACAAAAGGAGCACAGATCATTTCTAGTtactggaggaagaaaaaacaaccctccagaagcaaacaaacaaaaaactttggTGCACTTTATCAACATTCATCAAagcattgttttgtgtttgactgaGTTCATTTAGTTGaagataaacaggaaaaataattcCAGTAGAGGTGATTCACTCACGTGCTGCAGGTTTTTTTGGGTCATAGATACTAAGAAAAATAcctctgccttttttctttttcccggATTCAATTTCTAAGGCCTGAATTACGATAAGGAAGAACGTTGAGATCATTTGTCCCCTCCCAATTCAGGGCAAAGTTAGACACTGATCTCTGCACCTGTCGGATCTAAACAAATGGACCTAAAGCTGTGCATCACTGAGTAACATGCAAACATTTTGATTGACCTTAcgggtggttttttttttctggttaaaAGGGACCCATTTTTACAATTTAATGGTAAAAGAAATATGTTTCGTTTTTCCAGCTTAATGTAATACAgagcagaaaactgaaaaaggcAAACTCAACCAAACTTGCAGAAGTAGTTTTCAGGTTTGACCAGCAGCACAACAGATATGAATTTTATATAAAATGATAAACTTGTTGAGCTCTATTTTGTTATTtcacccttaaaaaaaaaaaaaattgttttgttttttgtttttattgttgcgtattttattgtatttgatTATCTGTCCATTTAGTggcctgattttattttatttctattgTGCTGAAGTGGTTTTATCTGtattatttaattaaatttttgtaAACTTTGTACCCACTGTTTGAAAAGTGCATCTTTTATATTTAATACCTGTTTTTGTAAACGCACACTAGTTTTAATTAGTGTTGAATGTTTGAAGACATATAAAAAACCAGTCAACATAATCATGCATCAACCAGACAgagttttttcttctctgtataACCTTGTTCTTTCTGATTGTATATCTTTTGAGCGCCTTAGGGCAGCAACTTGTTACCTCTTCAAAGGAGACAATACAGTGTTTTCTGGTTGCATGCCATGCCTCAAACACCAAACCATCCACCCTGTGCACATGAGGGGCAGTTtatcaacaaagaaaagaaattaaatcatTATGGCACACAAACCATTGTCTCCACTCTTCAGATCCGCCTAGAGactctgtttatgtttttcgCACgcagcatttaaaaaacaacacacaacagcgaTATCATTAAATGTTGATAAATTATCTTTGGGCACAATGATCACTTTATTGCAGTGTAGAAACTTATGCATTGAAACCTTTGGTAGAGTATCACATCTCACTTTTTTGCCCTGAACACAATTCACGAGGAAGCAAGATCCATTTTATATACTGACCTATTTGAAATTGACCAAGAAACAGGTTTAGGGGACCATGCCGGCTCTGTGTTGTCCTCCTTTGTGGATGATGAGTCGTTTTGATAAGATGTGATTCCTTTTTATCTGATAAATCTTATCTCTTAGTGTATGATATTGGATGCATTGAAAATATTTACTTCTTTATAAGTACAAACCGtaaatctatttatttatttatttgcttcatttttcttGATTTTACAGGTGCAGTGGGTCCCCAGAGTTCACGTAGGTTGAAGCTTAGATAAAGAGACACTGTGGCTGCAGTTATGTCTCCATGACCTGTCGCTCACGTGGTTGTGGTCCACTGGAATCAtgcagggtggaggaggaagacagaggatgCAGACCTAACAGAACCCCACCTACAGTAAGTCAACTACAGTCAAAACATCActgaaaaactaaataaaaaataactacCATCCTTTTTCTCAACATGTCGCCTCAACTACTTTCTACATTGAGGTTTACGCAATGGATTTAAATTATTATAACCATCTGACATCCACCCATTATGTTCCTGACTTATTAAAGAATTGATTGTGAAGCCAACACCCATTAAGAGCTGTGTGGGACCGACAGTGGCCACACCTGTGCCAGCAGCATTGATGCTACTTGTGAGCAGGTTTACTCTGAGGGATGTTTCTGTGATGAGGGTTTCCTCAGGAGTGGCGCAACATGACCCTGTGGACAGGTGTGGCGGCCTATACGATGGTTTTACTATAATATgagtaaatgaataaaaccCCAGATTAGTATAAATGTGCTCAAATAATTAATCTGATATGTTTACatagaaaatgaataataatacaaaagtcagacaagaaaagaggacttttttgggccattGAATTTTCAAGTACTAACCCACAGAGTGGCAAGAAAGAACGACAAGTATGGCTCCAAGCTATGTAGCAACGCAACTATTGCCCCACTGTaaaaacatgcatacatacCTCTCAAATCAACAAGAGAGTTGTCTAATCCTTACACAAACAAAGAGTAAAGCTAAActctttttatttactttgaagATAAATAACTTACTGTAAGCACAGCTGACAAGTGCCcactctttctgtgtttttctataaTCTCACTGCACTCTGACCCCCTCATTTTTCAGTTTCCGTGTCTATGATCTCTGTCTCTAAAATCCAGTGAGTGCCGTGCTGTGCTCTGCCATGTCAGCGCAGAGAACATGCTCTGTTTTGGGGTTAAACTCAGCTAATTGATAGCCATGTTAATCGATGACACAAATGATTATTCCTTAAATGTGTGTGATCAGTGTACATTGCCTGAGTGCGGGTGCATTATTATTGCAGTATACATGCCGACTCTGGAACAAAGTACGAAATagcatgttttcatttgggCGAAAACAAATGCATTAATGGCAATATAAATCTcaactgttttaatgttttatctttCAATTAACTTGCAAGTTCGAtggaattacatttttttttccacccataTAGATTTTGACAGGAGAACCTGGGCCAACTACACACACTGGTTTTACCTGCCTCTACAATACAGTCAGTGATTGGAACAGCCAACACCCAGCAGCCCTTGATATGGACACGCAGTCTAATCAAGACGAGCAGCGTACGTGCCTAAAATCTTCACTGCTTCCTTAATGCCATTCCATCATTTATTGTGGCAGGTCCTTACTCTCACATCTGTATCGAACTAAACTCGGAGAGTAACTGTACGATAAAGAACAAATTCTGTTTCCTAATTTCAAAACTAGGACGTGATAGGAGAAGCGTCTATCATCATCAACGCTTTCTCcgaattttctacatttttgcCAAAGGAATAACTGTTGGCAACAGGAAAATTATTTATGTTGACAAAGCTTGGTACTGCCAGTACATCTCATGCTTATTTTATCTGTCTGGTAGCCACTGACACAGGGTAAGCAAAGACAGTGAGATGAAGAAGTCTTTTACATTCACTTCATAGTCATGTTGCTACACCACTTCTTCATCGGTCACACCATTTCAGACAGCTGTCAAGTTGTTATTTTAAGTGTGTGCATTTACCAAAGCATTtgaagaattgttttttttcacaggacattttgttttcataatcttagtttcattttcacattgtcaCCCCGATTCACACCCACATCAAACATTTTATCATCAACATTAATCAGCAGGGaattatttgtctttgttgtgtgttgcGTGACAGTGCCTAACCTGAAATAGACTATAATTTCTTTTGTAGTctctttttaattaaattttagttcagttttttgatgaaaaatgttGTCATTGTCTAATTTCTGACAATCGATATTACATAACTTTGTCCTTAAAATCTCTAAGTGAGATGCACTTTTACTATTTAGTGACATGTAGATTTAGTTCCTATCAAGTTTGAATGCTCCTAATGTTATATACATTTGTATATAACGTGTTATAATATTTGTTACATACAGTTGCTTCACTTTATGAGCTGTGCTGTGGTAACTTGATTTTCCGTGCCTGGTTATAAAAGTGTCTATCTAAATGTTCAGTTCATGTttacatatatactgtataattaGACACAACAAAGCATATTCAGAAAGGAGATTTTCAgggtttcagttattttttggCAGCATTATTGATCTGTGCATTCTTAAATCAGTCGAGCAGGCGAACAGTTATTTACCTTTGCacaggaacaaaacagaaacgAAACAACCTCAAAACTAATTAATGTGGTTGAGCAGCGCATTATACGTTTTCCAGTAACTGGCTtgtgtacaacaacaacaacaggtacATTGCCTTGTACATGTCAGATGGCTACAGCTGTCTCTCAGTCTTAAATATAGACTGTGGAATGACCTAAAAAAGCAAATCCACCGCATCTCAACAGTCATGTTTGGCACAGACTAAGTCTACTGAATATGTCATGTTACAATAATCCTACATTGTACAGTTAAAATAGATGCAAGCAGAGACAAGGTCTTCTGACACATATCAAGAAGCTGTTTACTTCCAAATCGATCCCTCTGAGCTCTAATGCCCCTCAGGTATCGTTAGGTTTAGAACTAAAACTTAATGGTTACAGTCAAGGAAAGATTACCATCACggctaaaaaaaacatgaggctGCCCGGAACTATTAACTACCGAATGAATACATCCCGCGAAAACTGCTCACATTCTGGACATTACCCAAACAATTAGGGACACtgtgtcttttttaaaaattttattttattcttgtttttttcctttatacatttttttatctttagatttttcaaaaaagaaattCCATTGTTCTGTATTGCACTGGAGCAGAGGTATCAGAGACGGATatctcaaaacattaaaaacaaaaacaaaaccaaaactttcTAGATCCCACTATAGATAAGTGAGAGAGTATGCTCTTTTGTAATCTATGCAAACAAACCCTCTATACCCTGATAACTAACAAACATGTGGTTCTGAGAACAAAGAGCAGGTCAGATTTTCTCAGAAGGTAACACTTGTAAAaatctgtatgtttttttgtttttttcattttgtaagaAAACTGGATAGTTTAAGTACTCAAGGCTATGGTAGAGTATCAGATGACCTATTTGTTTCTGCTGAACACAGTCCATTAATCTTCATTATTCTCCATGCACGATACAAGTTTAATTCACTTGTTATGAGGAAGTAATTAGATTTTATTCATCTGATATGTCTGTAACTGGTCAAACCACAGGTTTGTGGAACTGTGCCAACTTTCTCTGTATAAAACCTTGTTGCAGATCTGCTGTCTCATATGAATGAGGGACAAAAGGACAAAAGCAGCACATATGAACAggtaattcatttattttgtacaaGTCAAACACTATTTCCAAACTGCCATGTTGTTTATTGTTGAATTCAGTTGCTTATTTCCAACTGAATTCTGGTAGTAACTTTTAAAtgagattttcagttttattggagccaacagtcaaaaaaaatctgcacactTCAATGACAATAAATTTAACCAAATCAAGCAGTGTTTTCATCTCACattgtcaaaatattttttttttctttttgccattaTTACCTCAGACACATAGGTAATGTTTACAGTCCTGATTGCCAGTTTGCAGGACATAAGTTATATGTTGTATGATAAAATAAAGGTGTAGATTGGATCAGGTGTGCATCTAGGACTTTCttggaaatttatttttttattttacatttgtgctATTTTCTCTGAAATTATTGTGCTTATGTGAATAAAAATGTTGCACATATATACCAATAGTCTGTACTATGGACATTAAATACACGTCTGGATCAACAGGCATTTAAATCTTATGCCACTAAAACCATATTAAACCAACAAATTTAAAGGACTCTGCATCCTTACTGGGGTATGCACTCTCTGACTGCTTCCtagttgctgttgtttttttccccctggaaATTAACTTATTATATTTGATCAGCAGGTTTGAATTTTGAGCTTTGAAAAATGGCATGTCAAATCACGTTGCCTGTGCTCCTTTTGGGGATGATAAGTAAGTATTTTCAACTAAATTCCCTTTTATTTCTGTTGATGCATCTACATTAATTTTTGCCcaattatatttatttgtctgttttcatagGTACGGTAAATCCTCAGGTTGCAGGTAAGTTGAAGCTTCGATAACTCATACTCTTCACAGGCCAGTCATACTATCATGTCAAAATGAGTAGCTCAAACTCCAGGATTTTAGCAGTGGATTACAACTGCAGCATTACTATATGCTTTCTTAGCAGGAGTGCCAACAAATGAGTATCTTTTAACAAATGTTAGATGCAGCTTATGTCAAGTCAAATTTCAATCACTTTGTCCTTTTTAAAGGTTTAAGATATGTATACAGTACACAAAGGTTTGACGCACACTAAGCAgatgtgaaaaactgaaaactgaatgtaGTTACTATGAACTGACAGCACACAGTGAAGTGTGTTGTA comes from Toxotes jaculatrix isolate fToxJac2 chromosome 21, fToxJac2.pri, whole genome shotgun sequence and encodes:
- the LOC121201392 gene encoding neurexophilin-1-like, with translation MRVDGSSDRILCNMEMLASHCFVWILLKGTFCLLVLGQHHHGNFTFDKRSSPELNRDQEPSSQKNQAIQTRSLIQNTKLPIGPFIPLSKQGLWEILGGNSQSHSNPSLKIKLRPIMKVHGTSKFARTFSWGDFYSNIKTVKLNLLIMGKIVDHGNGSLGVYFRHNSTGVGNVSVSLVPPMKEVEFDLERQSVVNPKDSKTFNCRVDYEKTERNKKVILCNYDPSKTCAQEQTQSHVTWMCSKPFQVICIYVSFYSTDYRLVQKVCPDYSYQNPAAYLPTG